The Lacticaseibacillus pabuli region TTCATCCACTGGAACGAACTGACCTTGTTCCCGGACCATGACAGCCAGGGTTTGCAGTAGTGCATCATACTCCCGTTTGCTCATGAGAACAGCGTTGTTGGCCTTGTCAGGTTCTAATATCAGTACCGGTTTGTCATCGTCGTTCACTTTTGTCACCAATCGTGTCAAGTTCTTCCGTGTTTCCTCAATGCCAAGCACTAACATCTATCGCATCTCCTCTCAAGTACAGCAACTGTCCTCTGTAACTGAATTCTAGGGGAGAGCGACGTTAACCGTCAACAGGTGCTAATGTGCAGTTTAAAACGGGATGTGTGTTCACTCATTATATAGATCTTGTACATGTCATTGTGTTAGGTCGCCCGTGGTCAGCAAAAAAGAGGACAACAAAAAAGCCAGACACAAGGTCTGACTTTACTGTGAGCGTGGCAACTTCCTACCCTCGCAGGCAGTTTCCCACCAACTACTATCGGCGTAGAGAAGCTTAACTTCTGTGTTCGGCATGGGAACAGGTGTATCCTTCTCGCTATTGCCACCACACTCTATTC contains the following coding sequences:
- a CDS encoding type II toxin-antitoxin system Phd/YefM family antitoxin; its protein translation is MLVLGIEETRKNLTRLVTKVNDDDKPVLILEPDKANNAVLMSKREYDALLQTLAVMVREQGQFVPVDEP